In Leptospira limi, a single genomic region encodes these proteins:
- a CDS encoding adenylate/guanylate cyclase domain-containing protein: protein MEYTYQLPNIETIGDTWTYFWLQLPYGIPGIISLVVGFFLSAFSFRRIFHTNGEDRVLSLNVAISFFGYGILGLVLSLRAWIMDRELLLALNNWLYLFILLILPSNFYICYALSRKKVFLYYTYLCWISVIFGYVGLFQGLGFHNEWFDYQFGKYPKATNYIKPFGIIPLVGYFALVLPFFTFQWKILLKRIHKSLFIGYNVLFLMTISNAPVLLGYNVYPGSFFIFIPLILIAYGIFRSDFLDVNELLFDRNGLFYILFGVVSFSLIVLSGTVALGLSHSAYLNDNWFPHALPPTISFFVAIFMAIIVAGSNPQAKINQLCAFSLIITAFYNLQSIPTKLELNYLILLRISQVSFLIFSLAPSILSRFVLKAIGSERPKSLLVVDLLSILCSFLSITPFLHNGYYRYDYGIIHKSSLVPYLLGIAGFFAFIIVGREIHKRWAILPKESKVALGSVLLSGVFLLTAFFPSHGFAIPPISDYLFIPTTLLGFAVLKLGAFSLPGRTIRFSQKLANLGIFSILFASLLQMPKFLEKLAFGESLFHITLVTLPLVLFNYLLVYVFARPLAEELDRSYILLEQAKKEAELAGEESEKLLLNILPKSVAEEIKINGYCEPKSFDEATILFTDFRGFTEVAKNMESNELITELDACFTQFDEIISRNQLEKLKTIGDSYMCAGGLPDSNYTNPIDACLAALEIRSFMDQMKEIKTQLNLPYWELRIGIHTGSVIAGVVGRFKFAYDIWGSSVNTASRMESSGIVGEINISQTTYDKVRFLFHCEHRGKIVDKNGERYDMYLLKQIKPKFSKDGLVPNELFWSIYQKIKQGSKMVLKSKQETERIT from the coding sequence ATGGAATACACCTACCAATTGCCTAACATCGAAACCATTGGAGACACTTGGACCTATTTTTGGTTACAACTTCCATATGGAATTCCTGGGATTATTTCCCTAGTCGTTGGGTTCTTTTTAAGTGCCTTCAGTTTTCGAAGGATTTTTCATACCAATGGTGAAGACAGAGTTCTTTCTCTGAATGTAGCCATTTCCTTTTTTGGATATGGCATTCTTGGACTTGTACTTTCTCTTAGAGCATGGATCATGGACCGTGAACTCTTACTGGCATTAAACAATTGGCTTTATCTCTTTATCCTTCTCATTTTACCTTCTAACTTTTATATTTGTTATGCGCTCTCTCGGAAAAAAGTATTTTTGTATTATACCTATCTTTGTTGGATCAGTGTTATCTTTGGTTATGTGGGACTTTTCCAAGGACTCGGTTTTCATAACGAGTGGTTTGATTACCAATTTGGAAAGTATCCCAAAGCAACAAATTATATAAAACCATTTGGCATCATCCCTCTTGTCGGATACTTTGCACTCGTTTTACCTTTTTTTACATTCCAGTGGAAAATCCTTTTAAAACGAATCCATAAATCGCTCTTCATCGGTTATAATGTATTGTTTCTAATGACGATCTCAAATGCGCCCGTTTTACTTGGATACAATGTGTATCCTGGATCCTTTTTTATCTTTATCCCCTTGATTTTAATTGCTTACGGAATTTTCCGATCCGATTTTCTCGATGTAAACGAACTTCTGTTTGATCGAAACGGATTATTTTACATTTTGTTTGGTGTGGTTTCTTTTTCACTGATTGTCCTGAGTGGAACAGTCGCACTAGGTTTAAGCCACAGTGCTTATTTGAATGACAATTGGTTTCCCCATGCTCTCCCTCCTACCATTTCCTTTTTTGTCGCTATTTTTATGGCAATCATTGTAGCAGGGAGTAACCCACAAGCAAAGATCAATCAGCTATGTGCATTTTCACTCATCATCACTGCTTTTTATAACTTACAATCCATTCCTACAAAACTCGAACTTAATTATTTAATTTTACTTCGCATATCGCAGGTTAGTTTTTTAATTTTCTCCCTGGCGCCAAGTATTTTATCACGTTTTGTTTTAAAAGCAATTGGAAGTGAAAGACCCAAGTCTTTACTGGTTGTCGATTTACTTTCAATTCTTTGTTCATTTTTATCCATAACACCTTTTTTACACAATGGTTACTACCGTTACGATTATGGAATCATCCACAAAAGTTCCTTAGTTCCCTACTTACTCGGTATCGCTGGATTTTTCGCATTTATCATTGTCGGTCGAGAAATCCACAAACGATGGGCAATTTTACCCAAGGAATCCAAAGTGGCGCTGGGTTCCGTTTTACTCTCTGGAGTATTTTTATTAACTGCATTTTTTCCGTCCCATGGATTCGCGATTCCCCCAATTTCTGATTATTTATTCATTCCGACCACCTTACTTGGGTTTGCTGTTTTAAAATTAGGGGCATTCTCATTACCAGGAAGGACCATTCGATTCAGCCAAAAACTAGCCAATTTAGGAATCTTTTCTATCTTATTTGCCAGTTTATTACAAATGCCAAAGTTTTTAGAAAAACTAGCATTTGGAGAAAGCCTTTTTCACATAACATTAGTTACCCTACCTCTAGTATTGTTCAATTATTTACTGGTTTATGTTTTTGCAAGACCACTAGCAGAAGAGTTAGATAGAAGTTATATCCTCTTAGAACAAGCCAAAAAAGAAGCAGAACTTGCGGGTGAAGAATCCGAAAAACTTTTGTTAAATATCCTTCCAAAATCCGTCGCTGAAGAAATTAAAATCAATGGGTATTGTGAACCAAAATCTTTTGACGAGGCAACCATCCTCTTCACTGATTTTCGAGGTTTTACAGAAGTTGCAAAAAACATGGAGTCAAACGAACTCATCACGGAACTTGATGCTTGTTTCACCCAATTTGATGAAATCATATCAAGAAACCAATTGGAAAAACTAAAAACCATTGGGGACTCTTATATGTGTGCTGGTGGTTTACCAGATTCAAACTACACAAACCCAATAGACGCATGTCTTGCAGCACTTGAGATCAGATCTTTTATGGACCAAATGAAAGAGATCAAAACCCAATTAAATTTACCTTATTGGGAACTACGAATTGGAATTCACACAGGTTCTGTAATCGCTGGGGTTGTTGGTCGTTTTAAATTTGCATATGACATTTGGGGGAGTAGTGTCAACACAGCTTCACGTATGGAAAGTTCAGGAATTGTTGGTGAAATCAATATTTCACAAACAACTTATGACAAAGTTCGATTTTTATTTCATTGTGAACACAGAGGGAAGATTGTCGATAAAAATGGGGAACGGTACGATATGTATCTTTTGAAACAGATCAAACCTAAGTTTTCCAAAGATGGCCTTGTTCCCAATGAATTATTTTGGTCCATTTATCAAAAAATCAAACAAGGTAGTAAAATGGTTTTAAAATCAAAACAGGAAACAGAAAGGATCACTTAA
- a CDS encoding DJ-1/PfpI family protein, which produces MNRNLSQNQDNNRKINLIQSLTVRVLLSILMFGIFYTHLLANPFVSKKKYLNQIPIKSQHKKPVITIISDNEFTELTDFLVPYGILKRAGISELYALAPERGKVQLFPALAVEVDTSFANFDKEHPEGADIVIVPALHNSQNPTILNWLKKQNEMGATFIGICDGVWTLAYSGLLDQREATGHWYAKDKLIETFPNTNWTKNKRYVHDERIITTSGVTASIPISLALIETLVGKKKATEMAMLYGVESWDPEHNSDRFEFKWNHYFIATKNYLSFWNHDTIGIPIEEGMDEVSLALVADAYARTYRSNVSSIALQTKQVKLKSGISIYPDRTNSQSEGIHVKVLIPNDGKALPLLKETLDTIQKRYGGTTMEFVSLQMEFPIP; this is translated from the coding sequence ATGAACCGAAACCTATCACAAAACCAAGACAACAATCGTAAAATAAATCTAATTCAATCTCTTACAGTAAGAGTACTATTGAGTATACTTATGTTTGGAATTTTTTACACCCACCTCCTTGCAAATCCCTTTGTGTCCAAAAAAAAGTATTTAAATCAAATTCCAATCAAATCCCAACACAAAAAACCCGTCATTACCATCATCAGTGACAACGAGTTTACTGAACTCACTGATTTCCTTGTCCCCTATGGGATTTTGAAACGAGCAGGTATTTCTGAACTGTATGCGTTAGCACCTGAAAGAGGGAAAGTCCAACTATTCCCAGCATTAGCAGTAGAGGTGGATACTTCCTTTGCTAATTTTGACAAAGAACATCCAGAAGGAGCAGACATTGTCATTGTTCCCGCTCTTCATAATTCACAAAATCCAACGATTCTCAATTGGTTAAAAAAACAAAATGAAATGGGTGCAACATTCATTGGAATCTGTGATGGAGTTTGGACACTTGCTTATTCGGGATTGTTGGATCAAAGGGAAGCAACAGGACATTGGTATGCAAAAGATAAATTAATCGAAACGTTTCCAAATACAAATTGGACTAAAAACAAAAGGTATGTACATGACGAACGGATCATCACTACTTCAGGAGTCACTGCATCCATTCCAATCTCATTGGCGTTAATCGAAACGTTAGTTGGAAAGAAAAAGGCAACCGAAATGGCTATGTTATACGGTGTTGAATCATGGGATCCAGAACATAATAGTGATAGGTTTGAATTTAAATGGAATCATTATTTCATTGCAACTAAGAACTATTTATCTTTCTGGAATCATGATACCATCGGAATTCCAATTGAGGAAGGAATGGATGAAGTTTCATTAGCGTTGGTAGCGGATGCATATGCACGCACGTATCGATCAAATGTGAGTTCGATCGCTTTGCAAACAAAACAAGTTAAATTGAAGTCAGGCATTTCAATTTATCCCGATCGAACCAATTCACAGAGTGAAGGAATCCATGTAAAGGTTTTGATTCCAAATGATGGGAAAGCTTTACCGTTACTTAAGGAAACCTTAGATACAATCCAAAAAAGGTATGGAGGAACAACAATGGAATTTGTTTCCCTCCAAATGGAATTCCCGATCCCATAA